Below is a genomic region from Miscanthus floridulus cultivar M001 chromosome 1, ASM1932011v1, whole genome shotgun sequence.
ttggtgttacccaccgggactaaaggtcctcctttagtcccggttcctgacccgggactaaaggaccccctttagtcccggatgcttgctcccgggtggggaactgagactagagggggttccccaccgggagtaaagctcggttctctaccggTGACACCGGAGTAGATAAATAAATCAATGGTCTAATACAGACAGAACAAGTATGAGAAAGATATAATAACATAGGATTCAATCAGCATGCATTATAGCTAGATTTTTGCCATATAATAAAAATCAAGGAAACCACAAGGAGCAtttaggtgtgtgtgtgtgttgggaggggggggggggtgtttacACACTTCAAAGAACTTTTTGTAGTTTGTTTGGGAATGCTTGACGCGCCAATGAATATGATGTTACAAGGTGCAATAATGGCTGTAACATATATGAGCAACATTGTGATTGATCTACCGATATTTAGGGCAAAAAGGAACTACCGGCTCACAAGAAAAGATACAAGATGATCCAAAAAATAATTTACAACTAAGAAATGGAATAGTATGTGAGAGACTTGGATAATGGTTTTACCGAGTAATGAAGCTCATCAATAAAAAAACTAAATGTTGCCTTGATTTGGTggcctcgatagagattctacaACCACAGAATAAGAGTAATTAAGACGTAAAAGGAATAGGAGGGGAAGATGGCAATAGGTTTAAGTCAAGGATATGGTTGACAATAGCTATACGTATTGTTCATACCGATTGATTTAGTAAAGATGCATGGAGGAGAGGACAACAATTACAATTAAACTAACAAACAAAGTCGTTTACAATATTTATTTATAATTAAAAACAGCTAAATGTTTGAATGAAAAATCTAGTTACCCACGCACTACAGTTTGCTAGTTTTGAATACTTACCGGTGCCAAATACCAGTAATATGTCGTGTGTAAAATGCATTTCATTTTGCTGGCAATACTGGAGTGGAACAAAAAAAAAGTGCCTATAATCTTGCTAGGCATACTTGAGCCTTGTGTGcctataattgcattctttttacgACGGGAGTAATTCCGAATACTTACCGGTACCAAATATCGGTAATGCCATGTATTATAAAATGCATTTCATTTGCCAGGAAAACTTTACTGGAgtgaaacaaacaaacaaaaaagtgCTTATATAATCTTGCTAGGCACAGCTGAGCCCTGTGTGATGTGCAGCTTGCAGGAGGTGTGTGCGTGGTTGCTGCGCGTTTGCGTTGCGCCCATGCGTTTTCAGAAAGTGCAAGTCCTTTTCAGACAGCTTCATAAACACTTGGGGTGCAGCTAAGACGTTAGCCTTTTGTTCCTTTTTATCCTTTTTAGGTTGGTAGGGAAAGCGACGCATATCATATAGGAGAGACACTGCAGGGATGATTTGCACTCTCAGTGAGCCTAGAGCtaggcagcagcagccagcagcacgCCGTGGAGGCACCCACCACCACGGTCACGCACGGTGTGTGCCGCTCATCAGCTCGTGCACTTTACTTGGAACCGCCGGCATGCATGTGGCTTGCAAGTAACCAAGCAGTGGACGACACACGTTTAGCGAGTCGTTTGCCCAGATTTCGTCCTCGCCTGTCTGTTGCAGTTGCTCCCTTGTGTGAAAGTTGTTCTAGGATCAACTGAGGGCGCAGAGCCTGACGGAAAGCTACAGCGCACCGTACGTTACAACGTTGGTCTGACTCTGAGCTATACCAGGTGTGCGGCTTTTAGCCCTGGGAAAACGATCGAGACGTCAGTTATGTATACTGGACTAGTTGTTGGCAATGTGGCAGTCTTTTGTTCGCAGCTTCACATTTACGCCAGATGCATGTCCTATATTGACCTATTCCTATGGATGAGCGTGATTACTACAGTCTCTATCCGTTGTTTTGACCATGTGGGGACAGGAATTAATATAACCTAACTGTTGAGGAATAATAGCACATAGATAGAACGAAGAACCCAACCGGCACAAGTTTCCCACACAAGTTAGGCCTCACTAGCTGCCTGCCTCGACCCAACCGGCACTACTCTGACTAATGACTGCCATAAGCCAGACACCAGTAAAAGCAAGCCCAGTTTATTTCTACAAGTAGTACGTACGGCAGAAAGGTTTACACACTGACAGTGTACAGCCATATACCATTTCGGCATTTCCGACACACAAAAGGGCAAGATATCAGGTCACCGACCCTCTCAGTTTTGTAATCACCCTGCACTAAACAAATCCCTTGGGGGCTTCGCGGGATCATGCCAATCAGAGCGCGCGAACGCTTTGCGCTTTATCTACGCATCTCCCGATCGACGATGGAGCAGATAAGGATCACGATCGATTTCCTACGGAGACATAGGATGGCCAGCTGATCGATTTACTAGTATATAGTACACTCCTCATCTAGCACGAACAGTCGTCCTAGCTAATAGCTAGTACTCCGTACGTGCTTTTGGCCCAATTTCCGTTGCCCGTGACGTGCGACGTGACGCTGCGAGGGGCGCCAACGCATCCCACGCCCATCGATGAGACATCAGAGGGCGGCAGGGGGGCTTGCAACTGGACCGTCCGcccgcgtgcgtgcgtgcgtggtgTGACGCTGTGACTGATCGATGAGATAGATGGTTGTAACCATGGCCACTGGCATGGTGCTGGACTGCTGGTGCGTTGTGCGTCGTgggcggacggacggacggacgggcgGAGACCGGGCAAGGCTGCTAAGGCAGGCCAGTTCGAACCTTCCGTTGAGCCTTTGATCAGGCGTCTTCAGCCAGGAGGACCGAGGGCCgccacacccccccccccccccccccccccccccccccccccccccccgcgcgcggTGCAGCTAGCTGCAGAATCCATCCGATCCGGGAGAAAAATATTGGAGCGGCCGGCGGCCCATATCCATCCGTGCCATGCACATCTCGTCTCTGGCCTTATTCCGAGTCCCGATGCAGTAAAAGATATGGGGCGCATGCATGCAGTATTATAATGGGACGATGATTGGTGGTGTcatgtgtttgtgtgtgtgtcaCCAAGGATGTCATACAAGTATGCATGTGCTCCGACCCATCCGGTAGTGTATTCTATTGCGAGATTAGCATGCATGCATACGCGTGCCGTCGTCACTGTTCGCGTGAAAGGTGTGTCGATCTGCTGGTTTCTTGTGACCGATCCATGACAAAAGAGACGAAGAAAGGCTCGCTCGTACTCGGTGACTCGGTGTCGATTACGAAAAGGGCTAATGCACGGTATTGAATCAATCTTTTTGTCGACGATGGAGTGAGTAcatggcaaagaagcttcttcgAAGCTGATTATAGTTAACACATGGTCATCTAGGTGCGTGCTACGACAAattagtactactactactagaaaAGTAGACAGACCTTAGCTATACTAGACGGTGTCACCTTTCTCGATCTCATGCACACCACAAGTGTCCAAACACCCCTGTGATAAACAATGGGAGGGGCGTGCCTAAATgtggctagctagctagtagctaGTTTATCCAACGCTAATCCCAACGGCCATGTGCTCCAAGAGCTGACACATGCACCGAGACATGACAAAGATCACGGAACCAGATGGAAAGTACCATTATTTAATCAAATGCACAACATGGTTTGGTACTCCTCAGAGAATCCAATCCAACCCAATCATCCGTCCGTTCTTCTCACCAATCTCAAAAGAGTTTGCTTCCGTCCACACGCCTCGTTCTACGTTTTTTTCTGGCTGCGCCGGTGATTGGCGCCGCCCATCTCGCGGTGGCCTCGCTCGTCATCGCATGGAACGGGTCGGCGAGGAGGACCGAGTCCGCGCGCGCGGGGCACTGTTGGTTACCCTTTGCCCCGTACGTCTCGGTACGTGCATGCACGCGAGCCTCATATATGATGCCCCTGGTCCATGCCCATGGATGCCGCGAGCGCACACGGCACCGCGCGCACCAACCCCCCGGCCCGCGGCCCCGGCTTCGATCGTCCGTCGCCGCCTCGCCGGCCGTCGTCGTCAGCATCATGATCATGACGAGGAAACGCGCGCGGACGCAAGCACAGCGCACCGAGGAGCAAGTGCTCTCAGGTCACGGATTGAGAAGCAAGGCGCGCCAGATATCATATACAGTATATCTAGGTGGCGACATCGGCCCCGTTTGCTGAGCTGAAATTGGTTGAAAAATACGGttccagctgaattgttgtgagagaaaaatattgttgaattatcgtgaaagaaaaatactatttcagtaAAAAAAACCGAACAAATCGAATTACAAGGTAAGTTGAACGGGGCCATGGATTTTACGGTGTCCGAAGTGACAGGtcgcggctgctgctgctacgtGAATTAATGGGTCCGTCTACCCAACGCTGACACCCGAGTGTTTGGGGGCACGAAAACAATCGATTGGATGTAGAGCCGTGTTTTGATCCATtcatcacttgattattggatCCAGATTAAATGAATCAAAATCAAATAATACaatacaaaaataaaataaaatttgctACATTATTTTTATGGAAGCTAAATTGAAATTTTTTAAAGGgaaacaaataaaacatacagaaaaataaaaaaaccaaaaaatatcAGATAATTGATCAAATAATTGTGACCATTCTCATATACCAATAATCAATTTAAACTAATTTACCACGGAAATTACACCTAGACAGAAATACGTCATGTTCGCTTAGCTTATAAACCATATTTTTTCagctaacgaacaatatttttatcTCAGAGTAAATCAACCAGCCATAACTCATCAGCCAGCGAACAGAACAATAGTAAAATATGGTCTCTATAGAGAAATAAAATTGCATACATACATATACAAACTGAAGAATAGTTTTGAACAGTGGCTGGCTGACTGGTTGGTACGCAGAAGAGAAGCCAAACAAAGCAATGGCGATCCACATCTCTAATAATTTCTCTATGATATGGTGCTAGCTAGTCACAGACcatatggagagagagagagagtgtgtgtacaTGTGATGACCTCGTACTCAGAGAGAGATCATATCGATGGACAGGGAGAGCCAAGAACGACTAGCAAGAGACACGCTAGCCCTGCATGAGTAGTCATTGCGCGCGTTTAGTGTAGTCTCCTCGGTCATGTCAGGCTGTGGCAGAGGCCGGCCTGCGGCGCCTTGACATGAAGGTGATGATCCGCTGCCGCCCACATCTCGGCCTGCGCGTTGGGAAAGTAGCACGCGGAGAGCTCCTGCAGGGACGCCGCCGCCCTGTCCTGTAGCAGCAGCGGGGCGAACCCTGTGCCGAAGAAGTCGCCGCCAGGCGGGAACTCGCTGTCCCCGAGGAGCTCGGGCAGGAACATGTCGTCGAGGGGCAGGCCGCCGGCCCAGGTGCCGCTGATGGCGGTGGCCGGCGCGGGGGAGAACTCGGCGAGCGCAGACGCTTGCTGCTGCCCCCGCGGCGGCGGCACTGGCGCTGGTGCCGTGCCGTCGTAGCGCGCGAGCACCGGAGCAGCAGCCTGCAGCGTCGTCGACGGGGAAGGGTACATGGCCCCGAAGCTGCACGCGTCGCTGGCGCTCGCTGGCGACGGCTGCATGGAGGAGGCGCATTGTTGGCTCCGGGGAGCAGCGGCGCGCGGCGTGACGacggcggcgccgcggcggccgcggccgcctgagctgtgctgctgctgctggtggtagtactcctgctgctgctggtggtgcatGGAGATTGCCTTCTTCTTGAGCTTGGTGTTCCAGTAGTTCTTGACGTCGTTGTCCGTCCGCCCCGGCAGCTTGGACGCGATGATGGACCACCTGCTCCCGATGGAGTTGTAGAGGGAGCAGATGATCCGGTCCTCCTGCTCCGTGTAGCCGCCGTGCTTGATGTCCGGGCGCAGGTAGTTGAGCCACCGCAGCCGGCAGCTCTTGCCGCACCGGTTCAGCCCTGCGCGAGCACATCCATGGACGAAGCAAAGCAACCATCAGAATTATACTCATCTCGCTCGCCGCGCGGCGCTGCATGCACAATAAGAATAAGCATCGATCCAGCTGCGGGCGGCGATGTATGAGTACGCACCTGCTTTGTGCGGGAGCGCGATCCAGTTGCCGCCGGTGCCGTGGTTGTGGACGTAGCTCCGCAGCAGCTCGTCCTCCTCGGGCGACCAGGGCCCCCGCTTCACACTCGTCTTGTCGCAGCACGGCGCCCGACCCATGCTGCGCGCTCCAACAGAATTCTCAGGCTGTGTGTGCCCGCTCTGATCGAACAAACGCGCGCACGTCGGGAAGGGAGGGGAAGCGGCGGCCGTGGTGGGGATGGATCGGGatagggtggtggtggcaggccGCGGCTGCAGCGGCGGCGCGAGTTTCTGTGCTCGGGGGCGCGGCAGCAGCTAGACCGCCGGGGCGGGCGTGTGTTTCTGGCAGAAGATACTCGCAACAAGGTAGGCCAGCAAGCGAGGCTGCAGCTGCGGTCTGCGGGGAGCGCAGGCGCGTTTTATAGCGGCAGCCTTGACCTTGAGGCACCACCAGCACCAGGTGCGTTCGGGGCCTGGCCTGGGAAGGGTAGTGGGCGTGGGCCAGGTGCGACCAATTTGCGGAGCCGTCCCCGCGGGCCGGCCCGACCGTATTACTGGCCACGTTCGCTTAAACTTATCGGCTACAGCATTTTTTCTCGCAACAAAAACAGCTTTATCGGTCCGAACAGAGCCATTGTCCGTTCCTGTCGCGTTCGTATTACGCCATGGCCGTTTGTTTTGAAAAATGTTTTTGCTTCTATAATACTCCTGTGTTGACCAGTACTGTATGTTTTACTACTTGTGAGTTTAGTCAATCCGTCTGGTTGTACTtggccaacccccccccccccccccccccccccagtgtGCAGGCACGTGGTGAAGAGCGTCATTTTTATGTGTTTCCCCCCAACTAGATAGACTAGAAAAATGGTGCGGTGCAGGCGTGCAGCTCGTTCCCGGGTGTGCGTTTCGTCTCGTGCCAAATGCGTTTTGTTTCCCCGGTTCTAGGATCCTTTGAAACCGTGTGGCTACTGGCTACTGCTTAGCAATTCCTTCACCTTTTCCTATATATACACATCGGCCCCAGTTTCAGAGACCGGACTCAAAACGAACCTGAACAAGACACGGATGACGAGTTGATGACGCCCCTTCTTTCACCGGCAGACATGCCATGCGTTTCACAATTGCGATGCAGACGACAGCAGTTCTTAGGCATTGTTGACAAATGCAGGAGCATCGTTGAGTATCGCTTGTGTTTAGAACCTTTGTGCCCTGcgattaaggatggcaacgggtcgggttcggatcgggtggagtctccatgcacccaaaaccgaaacccaaaatcgaaacccgaatccgccccgaaaaccgattcgggtagaaatccatcaccaaaactaaacccgcggatacccgaaacccgaacggatacccaaaacccgaatggatacccgaaacccgtggatatatatacacatattctcatgtataaacaagaggcaacaaataataaatattttcatgagtcaactttaaataaatttaataatctaagtaaacaaattattattagtatattataaaatatgagttttaattccaaatgatttattttggatatccattggtgtcgacgaaatatggtcggcaatctacctaggggtatgcccaaggtagtagattgtcggcagacaggtgcgcaagccacaaacaagacggtgacgcaagacagacacgaggttttatccaggttcggccgccgagaaggcgtaatacctacgtcctacgtctgatttgtattgctgtatgtcaatgagagatgttttttagagggatcccctgtccgccttatatagtccggggggcagggttacagatctggaaaccaatcctagtccgttataattgccatatgcggccggataaggattcctattctaaccgaccaggatcctacttgatcgccaaatccgccttgactccttgtgcgggacttcgatcaggttggtcgggccgcacgtcgtctttcgggtggactggacCCATTGATCCGGGCCGGCCTAAGCCtaaccgtaagggtataggggttaatacccccacagctagtccccaagcatcatgcattatgctgcgacacgctattttaaccttctccgacaagtagaaCTTGAGTCCTTGACGTCTCTGACCACCATCAACAccgaagaagtaggttgtccaaagaatgtatggtgctcttaagaaaaaagaaaaagatttctgtcctgagaagtgtgcctacttgtatttctgaaaagaaatgtaagtggtcttgaaataTAGCTtccttgaacatcagaggcgtaggggtcaaaaaaacaaacacattcaccgcaaggtgaagtgtgcccacttagtccccgagcctggtagtaggtgacgtaggcacgtggtgccagggtctaaaaagaattcccacctAAGTCAAAAATCCAATCATTGTACAGGCGATATaagatgcaccagcaggtgcatcataccgacgtagtccccgagcttgctgaaaggcgaaatatgagccttgtagcaaggtctaaataaatgtctctcaactgtatgtgagtacaaatcacatgtagtcgaggagaaccattcttcgagcagtggtcaggacagtccccgagcacatcagttgccggagcagtccccgagcacggtggtGGTCAgatcagtccccgagcacgtcagtggtcggagcaatccccgagcacggtagtggtcggagcagtccccgaacacgtcagtggtctgggcagtccccgagcacgggagtggtctgggcagtccctgagcatgggaGTGGTCTGAGCAGTcttcgagcacggcagtggtctgggcggtccccgagcattataggagtctgatccatccttgagcacaaaacgAGCATCGAAAATACGAACaccattgatgtatttatttggtgtatttatttatctcctttctctgccaagtccagtctgacacgcctggtcaaaaaagcagatgggtatagtacgtcattctgtcttcttactcctttctggcaaacagtcgcttggcacctgtatagaggtgcgtcagtgtgggccctctttcactatcaacgaagaggcgcgtacactggtaacgaagtggcgcgtttattggcatagatctcgaggttgtgtgaacaaccgtctgcggcgcgtgcgcacgtctcccaataatctcgggtGGACGAAACAACgaagctctttgttatttataatgtagatctggtaagttagtcacaccgttccccattgtcattcgccgccacaaccttcttcttcctctcgccgaaccctattcctccaaaaatcatcgccaatcccctcgccaccgcatccacccccttagtaaggacagactaatggcaaagagagacgcccagaagaaaggcg
It encodes:
- the LOC136475019 gene encoding transcription factor MYB4-like — encoded protein: MGRAPCCDKTSVKRGPWSPEEDELLRSYVHNHGTGGNWIALPHKAGLNRCGKSCRLRWLNYLRPDIKHGGYTEQEDRIICSLYNSIGSRWSIIASKLPGRTDNDVKNYWNTKLKKKAISMHHQQQQEYYHQQQQHSSGGRGRRGAAVVTPRAAAPRSQQCASSMQPSPASASDACSFGAMYPSPSTTLQAAAPVLARYDGTAPAPVPPPRGQQQASALAEFSPAPATAISGTWAGGLPLDDMFLPELLGDSEFPPGGDFFGTGFAPLLLQDRAAASLQELSACYFPNAQAEMWAAADHHLHVKAPQAGLCHSLT